In Desulfovermiculus halophilus DSM 18834, the DNA window GGCTACCGTGGAAATCCTGTCAGCTGGAATGGCCTTGGACATTAAGCCGGACAAAATGTTGGAGGTGATCAACACAAGTACGGGGCGCAACTTGTCAAGCGAGTACAAGATGCCAAGCTTTGTCTTGAATAGAAAGTTTGATTCCAAGTTTTCCATGGACTTGATGTGTAAGGACGTGTCCATTGCTGTAGAGCTGGTACACGAACTGCGCTCTCCTGCCTTTCTGCCTGGTATTGTGTCCCAGATCTGGAATCTGGCCAATGCAAAAGGGGCCAGGGCCTATGATCACACGGAACTCGTGAAGTTGTATGAAGATTGGACCGGACAGCAAATGGTGAAAGACGATACGTAGGAGGGGCTGATGAAGGAAGAAATACGGAAAGTGGTGACAATTGTTGATGAGACATTCATAGAAGGCTGCAAGAAGGCTGCGAAGCCGGTACGCATTGCTGCGGCCATGGCGGTGATCAAGAATCCGTACGCCAGTCAGTACGTACAGGATCTGCAGCCGTTGATCGACACCTATTCCGCAAGGCTGGGCCGCATGCTGCCGGAACAGGCCATCAAGGCCTTGGGCATAAGCGGCAAGGAAGTAGAGGCCTTTGGGAAAGGTGCATTGGTTGGCTTACGTGGCGAAATTGAACATGGTTCAGCAATCATACACACGTTGACCTTTGGAACCCCATTTCGTCATCTGTGCGACAACGCCCAAACCCTTTTGCCTTCAGCGGAAAAAAGAGCTGGAGCTGGGGCAAGTCTGGATTTGGCCATCAAGCATAAGATGGACCCAAAAACTCGGTCCCATCATATGTCTTTTGAAGTGCGCATTCCTGATGCTCCAAACGATGATGAGATGGTTGTCGTGGCGGTGGTTACCGACTCCGGACGGGCGCATCCCAGAATAGGGAGTTTGCACAATGAAAAAAAGCCAAATACTTCTCCATAATTTGGAAACCTTATCTTGTATAAAGGGGGTGGTTCATATGTGTGCATAAAGATTTTTTGAAAAAATTATGAATGTATTTATGTACCAAACAAAGGAGGGTATTTCCATGTCCTTGTACAGAGTGCTTATTTTATCAGCTCTCAGCTTTTTCCTCTCTCTTGGCCAGGCCTTGGCAGAGGATTATTCGGTGAATGTCATTCGTTTTTCTCATGTTGTATCTGAAAACACGCCCAAACATCAGGGCGCATTGAAGCTCAAGGAATATATTGAAGAAAAGTCCAATGGAGAAATTAAGGTCCAAGTGTATCCCAACTCTTCTTTGTATGGTGACAAGGATGAAGTGGAAAATTTGATTGCCAATAATGTGCAGTTTATTTGCCCTGATATGTCCAAGCTGACCCGTTATGATCCCCGGTACGATGTGCCGTCCATGCCTTTTTTGTTCAGCAGCGATCAGGCTGTGCTGGACTTCTGGGATAAAGGCAAAGGCCAGGATCTGCTCAAGGGATTGGAAAGTGAAGGTATCATTGGGCTTAAGTGCTGGCCCAACGGTTTTAAGAACATCACCAACAACGAACGGCCGATCAAAAAGCCTGAAGACTTGGAGGGCCTGAAAATCAGGACGCAGAGCGGAGAGGTGCTGTCAGCCATCTATAAGACGCTTGATGCTTCGCCGTCCTCTATCGCCTTCGGCGAGCTGTTCACTGCCCTCCAACAGGGGGTTGTGGACGGTCAGTCCAATACGTTCAGCAATATCTATACCAAGAAGCTGGACGAAGTGCAGAAGTACATGTCGGTTACCAAGCACAATCGGGTCGACTATCTGTTGCTGACCAACAAACGGTTCATGGACAGTCTGAACAAGAAAACCAAGAAGTTGGTCATGGATGCGGTGGAAGTGGCCACAAAGAAAGAACGGGAGCTGTCCATTTCGCTCAACGCAGAGGCCTATGAGAAGCTTAAGGAGCGGGAGCAAATGGAGATCTATGAGTTGACCGAAGAAGACCGCGAGGACTTCAGGGAGGCTCTGGCTCCTGTTTATGAAAAGTATGGATCGGCTATTGGCCAGGACGTCATTAAAGACGCTATGAGCTGGTAGGGGCCGTTCATGGGGCTATCCGTTCCGCCGGTTCCCGGCGGAACGGATAGCCCTGCCCCGAGCATGTATCGCTGAGTTCAATAGGAAAAGGGACAGTATTTTTTCCGCGCAGCCTGAAAGAAAGAAATCGTAGCCGTAGGAGGAACGGGATCTTATACAACAGCAGGCATAACGAGGGTGATTATGGAACAGCAGACATTACTAGATAATATAATAACGTCAAAGCTGACAAAGGTTGAGGAGACAGTGATGGTTCCTCTCTTTGCAGTTGCGGTGTTGGTCGGCTTTGTCAATGTTGTGCTGAGGTATGTATTCCACGCCTCTATTTATGGCGCCGAAGAAATATTTACGTATTGTTTTGTATGGGCAGTATTTATAGGGTTTAGCACTGCTCTCAAAGAAGAAAGACACGTTGAAGTAACTATCGTGTACAATTATCTTCCTAAGTGGATTCAAAGCATTTGTGATTTTATTAGCAGCCTCATTGGGTTATTATTTTGTATATTTTTTACCTATTACGGGTATCATATGGTTATAGATCAGCATAGGTTTGGCGGAGTGACCATGGATGCTCGCATACCGATGTGGATAACTGCATTAATATTGCCTATCGGAGGGTCCCTTTTAGGGATCAGCTTTATTTATCGTCTCTATAAGTGTAATATAAAAAAATAAGAGGCGTGCGTAATGGAATTATTTTATGATCATCCTACTATTGTATTGGCTTGTACCTTTGTTTTTTGCTTGATCATCAGGGTTCCAATTGCCATCAGCCTTGGCGTTGCCAGTATTGCCGCCTTGCATTTCTCCTACTACAGCTTGAGCACAGTGCCCCATGATATGTTTTCGTCCCTGGACAATGTTGTGCTGATGGCCATTCCAGGTTTTGTCTACGCAGGGACAATTATGGGCAGGGGGGGCATATCCTATTACCTGATCGAAGCAATGAAGGCCTGGGTGGGGCATACCCATGGCGGTCTTTCCGTTGTCACCATATTGTCATGCATGATATTTGCCGCTATATCCGGATCCAGTCCGGCTACAGCAGCGGCGATAGGTGCTATTATGATTCCGGGAATGGTCGATGCCGGATACGGCAAGAACTACGCCATGGGCCTGGTGGCTGCCTCCGGGACCTTGGGCATCTTGATCCCCCCTTCCATCCCCCTTATCCTGTACGGAGCAATTTCCGAAGAATCCGTAGCCAAGCTGTTCATGGCCTCCATGATACCTGGAATCATGATGGGGGGCATACTTATCATTTCAGCCATCATCTATGCCAAGAGAAAGGGACACGGTGGGCTTGAGAAACAAGGCTGGACTGAGCGGAAACAGAAAACAATAAAGGCTGTATGGGGATTTCTGCTCCCGGTGATCATTCTGGGCGGTATTTATAGCGGCGTGGTCACCCCGACCGAAGCCTCCTTGGTGGCCGTTGTCTACGCACTCTTGGTATCCTTTTTCATTTATCGTGAAATGGACTTCAAGCTATTTATTGAAGTAACCCGGCAAGCAGTCAACATATCGGCAATGATTTTCCTTATCATTGCCGGAGCTCTGATCTTTGCCAAATTTCTTACAATCCAGCAGATACCGCAGAATTTCTCGAACTGGATAGCCGAGGTCAGTCCCAATAAATGGGTATTTTTGGTTGGGGCCAATCTCATGTTCATTATGATGGGCATGTTTATGGAAGCCGTGGCTATTTTGCTCATTACCTTGCCGATTCTTTTACCGGCATTTCAAGTTTTTGGGGTGGATGTCATCCATTTTGCGGTCATTATGACTGTGAACATGGAGCTAGCCATGATTACTCCCCCAGTCGGCCTCAATCTTTTTGTGGTCAGCGGGGTAGGCAATGAAGATGTGACGAAAGTATTCAAGGGGGTTGCTCCCTTCTTCCTCTTGTTAGTCCTAGGATTGGCTATTATCATGGCCTTTCCACAGCTGTCACTATGGATCCTGGGAAGATAGCCTGCCTCTGCCTTCTGGGGGGGCTGGTGATCCCGAATGTAAAGTTTGGAGAGCATAAAACTTCAACGAAGCTTCGCTCTTTTACCATTATTCCCGGGCAGCCTGTTCTTGTGAAGGCGGGGAAAGTGTAAAGGTCATCCCGAACCCCGGATCCAAGTCCGAGGCAGGCTACGCGGGACCAGAATCCAGGCAATTCGACACAGAAGGGAGCGCCCAAAGACAACAGGGCTTTCTACTAGAAGGAGATTGAAGATACAGCCCCAACACCTGTCACGACGCGGACTGATTATTATACTTGTGCTCGTTGCCTGTGTACAGGCTTTGGCAACTCTTACTGCGTTGTCCTTGGCTACATTAGCTCCCGTTGTTTCCAAAAGCCTTGGTCTGGAGACACGTTTTGTTGGGTACCAGGTAAGTCTTATTTATGTGAGTGGAGCGGCTATATCATTGGTATCTGGAGCCTTGGTCCGAAGATGGGGAGCAGTGGGGGTCAGTCAATGTGCTTTGCTTCTGTGCATTGTCGGGCTCTTGGGAATAGCCATTGGAAATGTATTCATTTTGGTGCTTGGTTCTCTGCTCATTGGAGCCGGTTACGGGATGACCAACCCTGCGGCATCTCATCTGCTCTTCCGCTTGACCTCTCCTGGGCACAGAAATCTGCTTTTTTCCCTTAAACAAACCTCGGTTCCTTTGGGTGGCATCGTGGCCGGACTTATGCTTCCGCCTCTTACTAAAATAGGCGGTTGGAAGTTTGCTCTTTTGGTTTGTGCGTGTCTCTCTGGCCTTATGGTTGCCCTGCTCAATATCCATCGAAAACAGCTTGATGCTGACAAAAACCCCAACCAGCCGTTACGAAAAAATATACAATACGATCTCGCAATGCTTTGCCAGCATAAGGGATTGTTGCGGCTTTCGATTATGGCCTTTTGTTTTTCCGCAACACAGCTTTCCCTGATGTCTTTTGCTGTGTCCATGTTGGTTGAGGACCTGTCCAGAACGCTTGTTTTGGCTGGAACCATTGTGTCTTTAATGCAGGGCTTTGGGGCGGTTGGTCGGATTGCCTGGGGGGTTTTCGCCGACAAGGTCTCCAGCGGGTTGCCTGTCTTGATCCTTATTGGTTGCCTGTCCATTGCTGCCTGTCTGGTCATGACCCAGCTGAATACGCAGTGGCCTTTGTGGGCTGTGATCATCGTCATGTGCGTTTTTGGCTTTTCAGCAATCGGATGGAATGGTGTTTTCTTGGCTGAAGTGGCCCGCATGAGTCAGCCTGAACAAGTCAGTACTATGACTGGTATGGCCTTATTCTTTACTTTTTCCGGAGTCGTGATTGGTCCCAGTCTCTTTTCCTTGATATGCAAGTTTGTCGGGTCTTACCTCTTGACCTTTGGCGTCTTATCCATTTTTCCAGCTGTGGGCACTATTTTATTATTTGGCATGAGGAAAGAATATGAAAAAATCTGAGGCCATATGCTTTACAAGCTCGGACCTTCTTTGGAGCAGGGTGTATGATCCGCAATCCACATGCAAAGATTCCCGAAAAAATGCAGGTAACACAAGCTGCGGCCGAGTTTGTTGCATCTGTGCATTTTGATGATATTCCGGACCAAGCTGTCCGAAACGCGATACGTTGCATTATGGACGGTATGGGGCTCTTTGTTGCAGGATCAGAAGAAGCCTGTACGAAGATATTGATCGACGAGGCCCTTGGTCAAGGTGGGAGTCCTGAAGCGCTCCTGCTGGGATGTGCTGATGTAATGGTCCCTGCACCGGTTGCTGCCCGGGTCTTGGGAACGGCTGCCCATGCCCACGACTGGGATGACACCCAGGTGAGCAGAGATCCAGAGCATGTCTATGGACTGCTGACCCATCCGACCACACCTGTTCTGGCCAGCGCATTGGCAGGAAGCCAAATGCTGGGCAGAACAACGGGCCGTGAACTCCTGCTCGCTTTTCTTGCTGGATTTGAGGTGGAATGCAAGGTTTCGGAGTGGATGCTACCAGAACATTATACACGGGGGTTTCATTCCACAGGGACGGTCGGAACTCTGGGAGCCATGGCTGCAGGGGCCAAATTGATGGGGCTCACCAGCGGCCAGACAGCTCATGGCTTGGGCCTTGCCGCAAGTATGGCCGCAGGCATCCGGGCCAACTTCGGCACCATGACCAAGCCGTTGCATGCCGGAAGGGCTGCAGAAAACGGATTGACTGCGGCCATACTTGCTTCCAAAGGCTTTACAGCAGACCAAGAGGCCTTGGATGGACCGTGGGGGTTTTTCGCTGTTCACGGGGGCGGTGTTCAGAAGGAAAAGATGGCCCAAGGATTTGGCCGGACATGGTCCATCATCGATCCGGGAGTCAGCATAAAACCATATCCCTGCGGTGTGCTCACTCATCCCTCCATGGATCTGATGCGAAACATGGTCGTGGAAAATGATATTCGGCCGGAGGAGATCGAGAGCATTACCTTGCATGCTGGAAGCAATATATTAAATCCAATACGTTACCCAATAGCTGGCAATCACCTTCAGGCCAAGTTTTCCCTCCCTGCCGGACTGGCCATGATGGTTCTGTGCCGCAAGGCGGGAAAGGATGAGTTCTGCGACTCGTTTGTTCAGTCTCGGGCGATGCAGGCCATGCAGCGCAGGATCAGGACAGAACATGACCCGGAGATTGAGAGCTGTGGCTTCGAACGGATGCGGTCCAGAATCACTCTTCACTTGACGGGTGGACGGGAAATCAGCGGCCGGACAGATACGCCGTACCGGGGGGGGCCGGACAATCCCTTGACCGATGCCGAGCTTGAAGACAAGGTCCGCTCCTGTTGTCGGGGCATTCTGGATGATGTCCAGCAAGATCAGCTGATTAAGCGGGTTTGGAACTTACCGAGCCTGGAGGGCGTCAGAATCCTGACCCGGGATATACAGCCTGGGCTGCACAGGACACACGACTAGCCGCAGCTTGCGGTTCTCAGGCACAGAGGCAGGAAGTTTATGCTCAAAAAGCACCTGCAGGCCTGTCCCGGAGCAGGGCCTAGCCGTTTTCCGCGGGAGGAACAACGAGAACAGGCACCTTGGATTGCCTGAGGACCTCCTTGATCGTGTGCCCGATTCGGGCGCTGTGGCCGAACCGGCTCGCCTTGCCGGCCATGATGATCACGTCGCAGGCATTTTCCCGGGCCTGATTGAGTATCTCAGAAACCACTTCTCCCTCCCGGATCAGAACCTGGGGAGGGGTGTGGTTGTACTCAATACCGCACTCACGTCCCAGCTCCAAGCAGAACTCGTTCAATGTGTCCTGGATCAGCTTGTTGGTGGGCTTTTTCCCGATGAGTGCAGAACGGGCGGCATCTGCATGGCTCTGCTGAATCTCATTCCATTTTTCTTCTCCCAAGACCCCTTTCAAAAAGTTGTCCGTGTATTCAGCAGGCTTATCCATGACATGCAGGATATGAATCTTCGCACGGTACCTCGTGGCTATGGACAGAGCGAGGTTGTAGGCCTGAGCGCAGTCCTCGGATAAGTTGGTGGCGAAAAGAATGGAGGTAAATTCTTGAATCATGGAATGGACTTTCCTTTGCTTGCTGCGTGCATCCCGGTTTCTCCGCCCGGGGGGGATTCAGATCCGGCGATCA includes these proteins:
- a CDS encoding NAD-binding protein → MLKTMGTNIVHVGPLGSGHSIKVLNNLLSATHFLATVEILSAGMALDIKPDKMLEVINTSTGRNLSSEYKMPSFVLNRKFDSKFSMDLMCKDVSIAVELVHELRSPAFLPGIVSQIWNLANAKGARAYDHTELVKLYEDWTGQQMVKDDT
- a CDS encoding amino acid synthesis family protein; amino-acid sequence: MKEEIRKVVTIVDETFIEGCKKAAKPVRIAAAMAVIKNPYASQYVQDLQPLIDTYSARLGRMLPEQAIKALGISGKEVEAFGKGALVGLRGEIEHGSAIIHTLTFGTPFRHLCDNAQTLLPSAEKRAGAGASLDLAIKHKMDPKTRSHHMSFEVRIPDAPNDDEMVVVAVVTDSGRAHPRIGSLHNEKKPNTSP
- a CDS encoding DctP family TRAP transporter solute-binding subunit, translated to MSLYRVLILSALSFFLSLGQALAEDYSVNVIRFSHVVSENTPKHQGALKLKEYIEEKSNGEIKVQVYPNSSLYGDKDEVENLIANNVQFICPDMSKLTRYDPRYDVPSMPFLFSSDQAVLDFWDKGKGQDLLKGLESEGIIGLKCWPNGFKNITNNERPIKKPEDLEGLKIRTQSGEVLSAIYKTLDASPSSIAFGELFTALQQGVVDGQSNTFSNIYTKKLDEVQKYMSVTKHNRVDYLLLTNKRFMDSLNKKTKKLVMDAVEVATKKERELSISLNAEAYEKLKEREQMEIYELTEEDREDFREALAPVYEKYGSAIGQDVIKDAMSW
- a CDS encoding TRAP transporter small permease — its product is MEQQTLLDNIITSKLTKVEETVMVPLFAVAVLVGFVNVVLRYVFHASIYGAEEIFTYCFVWAVFIGFSTALKEERHVEVTIVYNYLPKWIQSICDFISSLIGLLFCIFFTYYGYHMVIDQHRFGGVTMDARIPMWITALILPIGGSLLGISFIYRLYKCNIKK
- a CDS encoding TRAP transporter large permease, which produces MELFYDHPTIVLACTFVFCLIIRVPIAISLGVASIAALHFSYYSLSTVPHDMFSSLDNVVLMAIPGFVYAGTIMGRGGISYYLIEAMKAWVGHTHGGLSVVTILSCMIFAAISGSSPATAAAIGAIMIPGMVDAGYGKNYAMGLVAASGTLGILIPPSIPLILYGAISEESVAKLFMASMIPGIMMGGILIISAIIYAKRKGHGGLEKQGWTERKQKTIKAVWGFLLPVIILGGIYSGVVTPTEASLVAVVYALLVSFFIYREMDFKLFIEVTRQAVNISAMIFLIIAGALIFAKFLTIQQIPQNFSNWIAEVSPNKWVFLVGANLMFIMMGMFMEAVAILLITLPILLPAFQVFGVDVIHFAVIMTVNMELAMITPPVGLNLFVVSGVGNEDVTKVFKGVAPFFLLLVLGLAIIMAFPQLSLWILGR
- a CDS encoding MFS transporter, giving the protein MLVACVQALATLTALSLATLAPVVSKSLGLETRFVGYQVSLIYVSGAAISLVSGALVRRWGAVGVSQCALLLCIVGLLGIAIGNVFILVLGSLLIGAGYGMTNPAASHLLFRLTSPGHRNLLFSLKQTSVPLGGIVAGLMLPPLTKIGGWKFALLVCACLSGLMVALLNIHRKQLDADKNPNQPLRKNIQYDLAMLCQHKGLLRLSIMAFCFSATQLSLMSFAVSMLVEDLSRTLVLAGTIVSLMQGFGAVGRIAWGVFADKVSSGLPVLILIGCLSIAACLVMTQLNTQWPLWAVIIVMCVFGFSAIGWNGVFLAEVARMSQPEQVSTMTGMALFFTFSGVVIGPSLFSLICKFVGSYLLTFGVLSIFPAVGTILLFGMRKEYEKI
- a CDS encoding MmgE/PrpD family protein, giving the protein MIRNPHAKIPEKMQVTQAAAEFVASVHFDDIPDQAVRNAIRCIMDGMGLFVAGSEEACTKILIDEALGQGGSPEALLLGCADVMVPAPVAARVLGTAAHAHDWDDTQVSRDPEHVYGLLTHPTTPVLASALAGSQMLGRTTGRELLLAFLAGFEVECKVSEWMLPEHYTRGFHSTGTVGTLGAMAAGAKLMGLTSGQTAHGLGLAASMAAGIRANFGTMTKPLHAGRAAENGLTAAILASKGFTADQEALDGPWGFFAVHGGGVQKEKMAQGFGRTWSIIDPGVSIKPYPCGVLTHPSMDLMRNMVVENDIRPEEIESITLHAGSNILNPIRYPIAGNHLQAKFSLPAGLAMMVLCRKAGKDEFCDSFVQSRAMQAMQRRIRTEHDPEIESCGFERMRSRITLHLTGGREISGRTDTPYRGGPDNPLTDAELEDKVRSCCRGILDDVQQDQLIKRVWNLPSLEGVRILTRDIQPGLHRTHD
- a CDS encoding universal stress protein, which encodes MIQEFTSILFATNLSEDCAQAYNLALSIATRYRAKIHILHVMDKPAEYTDNFLKGVLGEEKWNEIQQSHADAARSALIGKKPTNKLIQDTLNEFCLELGRECGIEYNHTPPQVLIREGEVVSEILNQARENACDVIIMAGKASRFGHSARIGHTIKEVLRQSKVPVLVVPPAENG